From Quercus lobata isolate SW786 chromosome 1, ValleyOak3.0 Primary Assembly, whole genome shotgun sequence, one genomic window encodes:
- the LOC115950579 gene encoding uncharacterized protein LOC115950579, whose amino-acid sequence MTLSLRKGTLNVTSVKDAEDNDRPGKRLKLSREPIEFRDENLERTTQPHDDALIITSRIWGFVVKTVLVDQGSGAEVMYLDLHKGLGLKPKDLSKYNTPLVGFDGKVVLPKGQISLHGNIEGKEVVVNFIVVNAFSSYIAILWGPWIHAMGVVPSTLHVKVKFHTEGGIAIVRGDQQVARQCLVIAINHEIKQKEPTEQDLL is encoded by the coding sequence ATGACTTTGAGTCTACGTAAAGGGACCTTAAATGTGACTTCGGTAAAGGATGCTGAGGACAATGATCGGCCAGGAAAGAGGCTGAAATTGAGTAGGGAGCCGATTGAATTCAGAGatgaaaatttggaaagaaCGACCCAGCCGCATGATGATGCCCTCATAATCACCTCTAGAATTTGGGGTTTTGTAGTGAAAACAGTGTTAGTAGACCAAGGAAGTGGGGCTGAAGTGATGTACCTTGATCTTCATAAGGGGTTAGGATTAAAGCCCAAGGACCTATCTAAGTATAACACACCCTTGGTAGGATTTGACGGAAAGGTGGTACTCCCTAAGGGACAGATTTCATTACATGGTAATATTGAAGGAAAGGAGGTGGTGGTGAACTTTATTGTAGTAAATGCCTTCTCATCTTACATTGCGATTCTCTGGGGACCGTGGATCCACGCTATGGGAGTCGTGCCGTCTACCTTGCATGTGAAGGTGAAATTTCATACTGAAGGTGGAATTGCCATAGTAAGGGGAGATCAACAAGTTGCAAGACAATGTTTAGTAATAGCTATCAATCATGAGATCAAGCAGAAGGAGCCAACCGAGCAGGACCTATTATAG
- the LOC115982455 gene encoding histone deacetylase 8 codes for MPTSPTPMDPIDVFWHEGMLKHETGTGVFDSGMDPGFLDVLEKHPENSDRVKNMLSILKRGPISPYISWHPGTPALVPQLLSFHTQEYINELIEADRNGGKMLCTGTFLNPGSWDAALLAAGTTLSAMKHILDGCGKIAYALVRPPGHHAQPTQADGYCFLNNAGLAVQLALDSGCQKVAVIDIDVHYGNGTAEGFYRSNKVLTISLHMNHGTWGPSHPQNGSVDEVGEGEGFGYNMNIPLPNGTGDRGYVYAMTELVLPAVEKFEPDMIVWVVGQDSSAFDPNGRQCLTMNGYREIGQIVRSLANRHTGSRLLIVQEGGYNVTYSAYCLHAMLEGALNLSNPLLSDPIAYYPEDEAFSVKVIESIKQYQQDTLPFLKEA; via the exons ATGCCTACTTCTCCAACTCCAATGGACCCCATAGACGTGTTCTGGCACGAGGGGATGCTTAAACACGAAACTGGCACAGGCGTTTTCGACAGTGGCATGGATCCTGGGTTTCTTGACGTCTTAGAAAAGCACCCAGAGAACTCAGACAGGGTCAAGAACATGCTTTCCATTCTCAAACGGGGCCCCATCTCTCCTTACATCTCTTGGCATCCTGGCACACCTGCTCTCGTCCCTCAGTTGCTCTCCTTCCACACTCAAG AATACATAAATGAACTAATTGAAGCAGATAGGAATGGAGGAAAGATGCTTTGTACCGGAACATTCTTGAACCCTGGATCATGGGATGCCGCACTTCTTGCTGCTGGTACTACTCTATCAGCAATGAAGCATATACTCGATGGCTGTGGCAAAATTGCGTATGCATTGGTTAGGCCTCCGGGTCACCATGCTCAGCCTACTCAAGCTGACGGGTACTGCTTCCTTAACAATGCGGGTCTTGCTGTTCAGTTGGCTTTGGATTCTGGGTGTCAAAAGGTTGCAGTTATTGACATTGATGTTCATTATGGCAATGGAACAGCAGAGGGGTTCTATAGGTCAAATAAAGTTCTTACCATCTCCCTTCATATGAATCATGGGACTTGGGGTCCGTCTCATCCGCAGAATGGATCTGTTGATGAAGTTGGTGAAGGAGAAGGGTTTGGGTATAATATGAATATACCTCTACCAAATGGCACTGGTGATAGGGGGTATGTGTATGCCATGACCGAGTTGGTCCTTCCAGCAGTTGAAAAGTTTGAGCCTGATATGATAGTTTGGGTTGTTGGCCAAGATTCAAGTGCT TTTGATCCAAATGGAAGGCAATGCTTGACGATGAATGGTTATCGAGAGATTGGGCAGATAGTTCGTAGTTTGGCAAATAGGCATACCGGCAGTCGCCTTCTTATTGTCCAAGAAGGTGGATATAATGTTACATATTCAGCTTATTGTCTTCATGCAATGCTTGAAGGTGCGCTCAACCTTTCAAATCCACTATTATCTGATCCCATCGCTTATTACCCAGAGGATGAGGCCTTTTCTGTAAAAGTAATTGAATCCATTAAACAGTACCAACAAGACACTCTACCATTTTTAAAAGAAGCTTAA